The following proteins come from a genomic window of Nautilia profundicola AmH:
- a CDS encoding TIGR01212 family radical SAM protein (This family includes YhcC from E. coli K-12, an uncharacterized radical SAM protein.), which translates to MDRLYTFGKYLKKKFHTNVKKVPISIPGFTCPNIDGTVARGGCVFCENESFSPNFQKERVTLNLKSKENPLLQKQLKALNDQFYSTVPDLKKYYGAKKFIVYFQSFTNTYAPFETLKALYEKALSFPDVIGISVGTRTDSITDETLEYLAELSKKYEVWVEYGIQSSNDETLKKINRGHDFANVKEVVKKTKDLNLNVCGHLIFGLPGETQEDMLKSVKDTIELNIDSIKFHPLYVTENTLLALEYKKGNFTPIDEQTYIDTLIKSIKMLPQNISIQRMTAGSENLLAPEWCRSKAQQMSHIHRALRDEGIKL; encoded by the coding sequence ATGGATAGATTATATACTTTTGGCAAATACTTAAAGAAAAAATTTCACACAAACGTAAAAAAGGTACCGATCTCAATCCCGGGATTTACATGCCCGAATATCGACGGTACTGTGGCAAGAGGCGGCTGTGTTTTTTGCGAAAATGAGAGTTTTTCGCCTAACTTTCAAAAAGAAAGAGTGACACTTAATCTTAAATCCAAAGAAAACCCTCTTTTACAAAAACAGCTAAAAGCCCTGAATGATCAGTTTTATTCGACGGTTCCGGATCTTAAAAAATACTACGGCGCCAAAAAGTTTATAGTCTATTTCCAGAGCTTCACAAACACCTACGCACCGTTTGAAACACTAAAAGCCTTATATGAAAAAGCGCTTTCGTTTCCAGATGTAATAGGTATAAGTGTCGGTACAAGAACGGACAGCATAACGGACGAAACTCTTGAATATCTTGCCGAGCTAAGCAAAAAATATGAAGTATGGGTTGAATACGGAATACAAAGCTCAAACGACGAAACACTTAAAAAAATAAACCGCGGACACGATTTTGCAAACGTAAAAGAAGTAGTTAAAAAAACAAAAGATCTAAACCTTAACGTATGCGGACACCTGATATTCGGACTTCCCGGAGAAACCCAGGAAGACATGCTAAAAAGCGTAAAAGACACGATTGAGCTTAATATCGATTCGATCAAATTCCATCCTCTGTATGTTACTGAAAACACACTTCTCGCACTTGAATACAAAAAAGGAAACTTCACTCCAATCGATGAACAGACATACATAGATACACTAATAAAATCAATAAAAATGCTCCCTCAAAACATCTCAATCCAGAGAATGACAGCCGGAAGCGAAAACCTGCTTGCACCTGAATGGTGCAGAAGTAAAGCACAGCAGATGAGCCATATTCACAGAGCCTTAAGGGATGAGGGGATAAAACTTTAA
- a CDS encoding class I SAM-dependent DNA methyltransferase, with amino-acid sequence MKNGKTSNRFDKDAITWDDLPRRINLAKAVVNNIIPHLKGNEKVLEFGCGTGLVGINIAPYVQDLKGIDTSAKMVEKFNEKAQKLNLNAKAYQKDIFEINESFDVVISSMTLHHIKNLNALNEKLKSITNRVFLADLVKEDGTFHTRGNDDVEHFGFDIDELREYFKGWNLDYKIIHLIKKHSDFPVFLLELKK; translated from the coding sequence ATGAAAAATGGAAAAACATCCAACAGGTTCGACAAAGATGCAATCACATGGGATGACCTGCCAAGGCGCATAAACCTCGCAAAAGCTGTCGTAAACAACATCATTCCGCATTTAAAAGGCAACGAAAAAGTGCTTGAATTCGGATGCGGCACCGGGCTTGTCGGAATAAACATAGCCCCTTATGTACAAGATCTAAAAGGCATAGACACCTCAGCCAAAATGGTTGAAAAGTTTAACGAAAAAGCACAAAAACTAAATCTGAACGCCAAAGCCTACCAAAAAGATATATTCGAAATAAACGAATCCTTTGACGTTGTAATTTCATCCATGACGCTTCACCATATAAAAAATCTAAACGCTCTGAACGAAAAACTAAAATCAATCACCAACAGGGTGTTTTTAGCCGACCTGGTAAAAGAAGACGGCACGTTTCACACAAGAGGAAATGACGATGTGGAGCATTTCGGATTTGACATCGATGAACTAAGAGAGTATTTCAAAGGCTGGAATTTGGATTATAAAATAATCCATCTAATTAAAAAACACAGTGATTTTCCAGTTTTTCTTTTAGAACTTAAAAAGTGA
- a CDS encoding GGDEF domain-containing protein has translation MFIDDFKKESIKIPLYIYLAVMVIYKFSEHKGIVIINPFVEKFATFDIVALFFLYVLYAKKKLSYELFLYFFAFSIFMVLNFVIYYNTHVVYRCMWIIAVIPFMYLYAGKKIGTFFSIYFLIFVIIAYLNDLLYPVTLQDLYVFVFSDILVASISYFFILNLEKHTFIFIKKHQDLENQAYTDSLTNVYNRRGFFKAIRNKKGVLGIFDLDDFKKINDMYGHKVGDEYLKAFTKILKQNTRKNDIIGRIGGDEFVVLFVGSTSTDIKNWAIKFYDTIERNSYNGLKLRVSSGFSEFHGNIKESFMLADEKLYKSKEIKNTFTF, from the coding sequence ATGTTTATTGATGATTTTAAAAAAGAAAGTATAAAAATTCCGTTATATATTTATTTGGCGGTAATGGTTATTTATAAGTTTTCAGAACATAAAGGGATTGTAATTATAAATCCCTTTGTTGAAAAGTTTGCTACTTTTGATATTGTTGCTTTATTTTTTTTATATGTTCTTTATGCTAAAAAAAAGCTTTCCTATGAACTGTTTTTGTATTTTTTTGCATTTTCTATTTTTATGGTTTTGAATTTTGTTATATATTATAATACGCATGTGGTATATAGATGTATGTGGATTATTGCGGTAATTCCTTTTATGTATTTATATGCAGGAAAAAAAATAGGAACGTTTTTTTCTATCTATTTTTTAATATTTGTAATAATCGCTTATTTGAATGACCTTTTATATCCAGTAACATTGCAAGATTTATATGTTTTTGTTTTTTCCGATATTTTAGTTGCTTCTATTAGTTATTTTTTTATTTTGAATTTAGAAAAACATACGTTTATTTTTATAAAAAAACATCAGGATTTAGAAAATCAGGCTTATACAGACTCTTTGACAAATGTATATAACAGAAGAGGTTTTTTTAAAGCTATAAGGAATAAAAAAGGAGTGCTGGGTATTTTTGATTTGGATGATTTTAAAAAAATAAACGATATGTATGGTCATAAGGTTGGAGACGAATATTTAAAAGCTTTCACAAAAATATTGAAACAAAACACCAGAAAAAATGATATTATAGGCAGAATAGGCGGCGATGAATTTGTTGTATTATTCGTAGGTTCTACATCAACTGATATTAAAAATTGGGCTATCAAATTTTATGACACAATAGAAAGAAATAGTTATAATGGTCTTAAATTGAGGGTTTCTTCAGGATTTAGCGAATTTCATGGAAACATCAAAGAGAGTTTTATGCTTGCCGATGAAAAGTTGTATAAATCAAAAGAAATAAAAAATACTTTCACTTTTTAA
- a CDS encoding MBL fold metallo-hydrolase codes for MEILVKPCGEFYTNCYIVDRKIIIDPGVDAFEFVKEHVKDPLAIINTHGHFDHMWDDKKIKEYYGIPIYIHKNDAFMLTEDPFGYNPPKVEADILMDEGVYKIGDYDVEIKHFPGHTPGSITIEIGDEMFSGDFIFDGSIGRVDFPYSNPKDMKKSIEKFLKIPYDKRVLPGHGPITTIKKAQKFLPMWLDYL; via the coding sequence ATGGAAATACTTGTTAAACCTTGTGGAGAATTTTATACGAATTGTTATATAGTTGATAGAAAGATAATTATTGATCCCGGTGTTGATGCTTTTGAGTTTGTAAAAGAACATGTAAAAGATCCTTTGGCCATTATTAACACACATGGACATTTTGATCATATGTGGGATGATAAAAAGATAAAAGAATATTATGGTATACCAATATATATCCATAAAAATGACGCCTTTATGTTAACTGAAGATCCTTTTGGTTATAATCCGCCAAAAGTAGAAGCTGATATTTTAATGGATGAAGGTGTGTATAAAATCGGTGATTATGATGTGGAAATAAAACATTTTCCGGGACACACACCGGGAAGCATTACAATTGAAATAGGTGACGAAATGTTTAGCGGGGACTTTATATTTGACGGTAGTATTGGAAGGGTGGATTTCCCTTATTCAAATCCTAAAGATATGAAAAAATCTATTGAAAAATTTTTAAAAATACCGTATGATAAGAGGGTTTTACCAGGACACGGTCCGATAACGACTATAAAAAAGGCTCAGAAGTTTTTGCCTATGTGGCTTGATTATTTGTAG
- a CDS encoding 5-formyltetrahydrofolate cyclo-ligase, with product MKNEFRKICFNMNKHNKYYYSKKIGWQLYKLCKHHKNILFFIPMDTEVDIHWVLKKLRREKKNIFVPFMEDLSFKMVKYQLPLIKKKFSILEPDNKQKTRIKIDLAIVPIVGIDLTFRRIGFGKGMYDRFFDKLGYRPKVVFVQLKPCFSKNVLTQKHDVRADEYISFNIYKRSKNDSFNNFSRYDIIRSRGIYYRKKNGCGKV from the coding sequence ATGAAAAACGAGTTTAGAAAAATATGTTTTAATATGAACAAACATAATAAATATTATTATTCAAAAAAAATTGGGTGGCAACTTTATAAATTGTGTAAGCACCATAAAAATATACTTTTTTTTATTCCAATGGATACGGAAGTCGATATTCACTGGGTTTTGAAAAAGCTAAGACGCGAAAAAAAGAATATTTTTGTGCCATTTATGGAGGATTTAAGCTTTAAGATGGTAAAATATCAATTACCACTTATTAAAAAGAAATTTTCAATACTTGAACCTGACAATAAGCAAAAAACTCGTATTAAGATTGATTTGGCTATTGTTCCAATTGTCGGAATAGATTTGACATTTAGGCGTATTGGATTTGGAAAAGGGATGTATGACAGGTTTTTTGATAAACTCGGTTATAGGCCTAAAGTGGTATTTGTGCAACTGAAACCATGTTTTTCCAAAAATGTTTTGACTCAAAAACATGATGTTCGTGCTGATGAATATATAAGCTTTAATATTTATAAAAGGAGTAAAAATGACAGTTTTAATAATTTTAGCCGTTATGATATTATCCGCTCTCGCGGGATTTATTATCGCAAAAAAAATGGATGCGGCAAAGTATGA
- the ftsY gene encoding signal recognition particle-docking protein FtsY: MLGFIKKGLNKTKEALKSVVGSEKKEKLPKDLIEEALLEADMDYDLVEKIINRLPEEVTKEKLKKELAWVFSVPKNDIEINDKPFTFLIIGVNGAGKTTTIAKLAHKFKSEGKSVILGAADTFRAAAIEQLTKWAEILDVPIVKTKQGHDPAAVTYDTIASAKAKGIDIAIIDTAGRLHNKVNLQNELKKIVNVAKKAYENAPHKIVLIIDGTQGSSAINQAKVFKEIVGVDGVIITKLDGTAKGGSIFTIGHELQLPILFVGVGEKPEDLVKFDKNEFIEGILEGLYD, translated from the coding sequence ATGCTTGGATTTATAAAAAAAGGGCTTAATAAAACAAAAGAGGCCTTAAAAAGTGTCGTTGGAAGCGAAAAAAAAGAAAAATTACCGAAAGATTTAATAGAAGAAGCTCTTTTAGAAGCGGATATGGATTATGATTTAGTAGAAAAAATAATAAATCGCCTTCCTGAAGAAGTAACTAAAGAAAAACTTAAAAAAGAACTTGCTTGGGTATTTAGCGTTCCGAAAAACGATATAGAAATTAACGATAAACCATTTACTTTTTTAATAATAGGAGTCAACGGAGCAGGTAAAACAACTACTATAGCCAAACTCGCACATAAATTTAAAAGTGAAGGTAAAAGTGTTATATTAGGAGCTGCCGATACATTCAGAGCAGCTGCAATCGAACAGCTTACGAAATGGGCTGAAATACTTGACGTTCCTATAGTGAAGACAAAACAGGGACACGACCCTGCAGCCGTAACATACGACACCATTGCAAGTGCAAAAGCAAAAGGTATAGACATTGCTATTATAGATACGGCAGGAAGACTGCATAATAAAGTAAACCTACAAAACGAACTTAAAAAAATAGTAAACGTTGCAAAAAAAGCTTATGAAAACGCACCTCATAAAATAGTTTTAATAATTGACGGAACACAAGGCAGCAGTGCTATAAACCAGGCAAAAGTATTTAAAGAAATCGTGGGCGTGGACGGTGTAATTATCACCAAACTCGACGGAACTGCAAAAGGTGGAAGCATATTTACCATAGGACATGAACTGCAGCTTCCGATTCTTTTTGTAGGTGTGGGTGAAAAACCGGAAGATTTGGTCAAATTTGATAAAAATGAATTTATTGAAGGAATTTTAGAGGGTCTTTATGACTAA
- the radA gene encoding DNA repair protein RadA has translation MAKKKTVYECIECGYKSAKWMGKCPACGSWESFVEVKEEKSSSKPSSKKAKVLKFEEIEKEEIERFSSGDSELDLVLGGGIVPGSLVLIGGSPGVGKSTLMMKLAGNIDKKVLYVAGEESPGQIKIRAERLGIKNKDLFLMPEIVVENILEEINKGYDLVIIDSIQTIYSENLQSAPGSVSQVREATFELMRIAKESKTPVFIIGHITKEGSIAGPRVLEHMVDTVLYFEGDASRELRILRSFKNRFGSTSEIGIFEMTKQGLISAKNKSFFSKKALPGSAITVVLEGTRPIVLEVQALVSESYSIPKRSATGFDLARLNMILALLEKKLNLPFNQYDVFINVTGGIKINEPAADLAVIAAIVSSFRDRKISKESVFIGEVSLVGDIREVPGLDQRVKEAANLGFSKAIVPSKPIEEPIKCYEVKEVEKLLEWM, from the coding sequence ATGGCTAAGAAAAAAACTGTTTACGAATGTATTGAATGCGGATATAAAAGCGCTAAATGGATGGGTAAATGCCCCGCATGTGGCAGCTGGGAAAGTTTTGTGGAGGTAAAAGAGGAAAAATCTTCTTCAAAACCATCTTCCAAAAAAGCAAAAGTTTTAAAATTCGAAGAAATAGAAAAAGAAGAAATTGAAAGATTCAGCTCAGGTGACAGTGAACTTGACCTTGTTTTAGGGGGAGGAATCGTTCCCGGCAGCCTTGTGCTAATCGGAGGAAGTCCGGGAGTCGGAAAATCCACCCTTATGATGAAACTTGCAGGAAATATTGATAAAAAAGTTCTATATGTTGCAGGTGAGGAAAGTCCGGGACAAATTAAAATACGTGCGGAGAGACTCGGAATTAAAAACAAAGATCTTTTCTTAATGCCAGAAATAGTTGTGGAAAATATACTTGAAGAAATTAACAAAGGTTACGATTTAGTAATTATTGATTCAATTCAGACAATTTATTCAGAAAATTTACAATCAGCCCCGGGTAGTGTTTCTCAGGTCAGAGAAGCGACTTTTGAACTGATGAGGATTGCAAAAGAAAGTAAAACACCTGTTTTTATAATCGGACACATTACGAAAGAAGGCTCAATCGCTGGTCCCAGAGTACTTGAACATATGGTTGACACCGTATTATATTTTGAAGGAGACGCCAGCAGGGAGCTCAGAATCCTTAGGAGTTTTAAAAACAGATTCGGTTCAACAAGTGAGATAGGCATTTTTGAAATGACAAAACAGGGACTAATCAGTGCTAAAAACAAATCTTTTTTCAGCAAAAAAGCACTCCCTGGGAGTGCAATCACAGTTGTTTTGGAAGGAACAAGACCTATTGTTTTAGAAGTTCAGGCTCTTGTGAGCGAGAGTTATTCCATTCCAAAAAGAAGCGCTACAGGATTCGATTTGGCAAGACTTAATATGATTTTGGCCCTGCTTGAAAAAAAACTAAATCTACCTTTTAACCAATACGACGTATTTATAAACGTGACAGGCGGAATTAAAATAAACGAACCCGCAGCGGATTTGGCAGTAATAGCGGCTATTGTAAGCAGTTTTAGGGATAGAAAAATAAGTAAAGAAAGCGTATTTATAGGAGAAGTGAGTTTAGTTGGAGACATCAGGGAAGTGCCGGGGCTTGACCAAAGAGTCAAAGAAGCGGCAAACCTTGGTTTTTCAAAGGCAATAGTACCAAGCAAACCTATAGAAGAGCCTATTAAATGTTATGAAGTCAAGGAAGTGGAAAAATTACTTGAGTGGATGTGA
- a CDS encoding bactofilin family protein, producing the protein MGVFDKGDTGVNAKETTIISSKAKIIGNLILESNIHIDGEVKGKIESKVLVSIGKHGVVDGEIYAKKLVVKGKFIGKAECENIEILKNGVLNGDIVVTNLIIEEGAIFEGNCKKRGKKEEKSHPLK; encoded by the coding sequence ATGGGAGTCTTTGATAAAGGCGATACAGGCGTTAATGCAAAAGAAACCACAATAATTTCATCAAAAGCCAAAATAATCGGTAATTTGATTTTAGAGTCCAACATTCATATTGACGGTGAGGTGAAAGGTAAAATTGAATCAAAAGTTCTTGTATCAATCGGAAAACACGGAGTGGTTGACGGAGAAATATACGCTAAAAAGCTTGTAGTTAAAGGAAAATTTATCGGAAAAGCTGAATGCGAAAATATTGAGATATTAAAAAACGGTGTTTTAAACGGTGATATCGTTGTTACAAACCTTATAATAGAAGAAGGTGCTATTTTTGAAGGAAACTGTAAAAAAAGAGGTAAAAAAGAAGAAAAATCACATCCACTCAAGTAA
- a CDS encoding peptidoglycan DD-metalloendopeptidase family protein translates to MKNKYIITVTTVDGSKHYSVHKIIKKILIFLFLFIVSVLVFGFLYIKYLQKEVKQISIQKTILNQKVMMLNQKLTKLNSQIELAQNELLNKEAKLNKLSEKIDELETKMGLKGDVFISNIDIKNLSKDTINALLASVPNGKPVKRLLISSKFGWRIHPILKKREFHPGIDIKGRGTIPIYATANGIVVGAGLNPYGYGYVVKMVNAFGFVTFYAHLRKNIKVKKGQFVKKGQIVGYMGNSGLSTGQHLHYEIRYNNKPLNPIYFINWNAQNLFKIFKKERNVPWESLIKAIQALMQKKPQ, encoded by the coding sequence TTGAAAAATAAATATATTATAACAGTTACGACTGTTGATGGTTCAAAACATTATTCCGTTCATAAGATAATTAAAAAAATATTGATATTCCTTTTTTTGTTTATCGTATCAGTACTTGTTTTTGGCTTTTTGTACATTAAATATTTACAAAAAGAAGTTAAACAAATTTCTATTCAAAAAACAATCTTAAATCAAAAAGTTATGATGTTAAATCAAAAACTCACTAAACTTAACTCCCAAATAGAACTTGCGCAAAACGAATTACTTAACAAAGAAGCAAAACTTAATAAACTAAGTGAAAAAATTGATGAACTTGAAACAAAAATGGGATTAAAGGGAGATGTGTTTATTTCAAATATTGATATAAAAAACCTCTCCAAAGACACTATAAACGCGCTTCTCGCATCGGTACCAAACGGAAAGCCGGTTAAAAGACTGCTTATAAGTAGTAAGTTTGGATGGAGAATACATCCCATACTTAAAAAAAGAGAGTTTCATCCGGGAATTGATATAAAAGGTAGGGGTACGATTCCTATTTATGCTACTGCTAACGGTATAGTAGTGGGTGCAGGGCTTAATCCGTACGGATACGGATATGTTGTTAAAATGGTAAATGCATTCGGTTTTGTCACTTTTTACGCGCATCTGAGAAAAAATATAAAGGTTAAAAAAGGTCAGTTCGTAAAAAAAGGACAAATTGTCGGATATATGGGAAACAGTGGACTTAGTACCGGTCAACATTTACATTATGAAATAAGATATAATAATAAACCGCTAAACCCAATTTATTTTATTAATTGGAATGCACAGAATTTATTTAAGATATTTAAAAAAGAAAGGAATGTACCATGGGAGTCTTTGATAAAGGCGATACAGGCGTTAATGCAAAAGAAACCACAATAA
- a CDS encoding DnaJ domain-containing protein, translated as MTDKVFDINIGENIEVVIDSRFKIKGFIEFIRLSFNKLEINDNQYKIFFDKKNIRKHKLLLQAIANMYKKQKGEDENLLHKLLLNYKKDLIIKIKKYSVTFDEKAIYITIRKLSSKEFEILFANPKPPVFNYIKGLFLFDLIDMNNERLVVTFNEESQRIVSALASKHSIMGYKIVFNIDENEFSYTKNFSVEGSLKEYLNKVRNALELFGVSTIYEFDKIKKEYRRLAKKYHPDLHRQKPELIQKIYAKKFTRVKESFELLEEYYNQKAK; from the coding sequence ATGACGGATAAGGTATTTGATATAAATATTGGGGAAAATATTGAAGTTGTTATAGATTCGAGATTTAAAATCAAAGGTTTTATAGAGTTTATAAGACTTTCTTTTAATAAGCTTGAAATAAACGATAATCAGTATAAAATTTTTTTTGACAAAAAAAACATAAGAAAACATAAGCTATTGCTGCAGGCAATTGCCAATATGTATAAAAAACAAAAAGGCGAGGATGAGAATTTACTACATAAACTTCTTTTGAATTATAAAAAAGACTTAATTATCAAAATTAAAAAATATTCGGTTACTTTTGATGAAAAAGCCATTTATATTACGATTAGAAAGCTTTCAAGCAAAGAATTTGAAATACTGTTTGCAAATCCAAAACCTCCGGTGTTTAATTATATTAAAGGTCTTTTTTTATTTGATTTGATAGATATGAATAACGAAAGGCTGGTTGTAACGTTTAATGAAGAATCTCAAAGAATAGTAAGCGCTTTAGCTTCAAAGCATTCTATTATGGGTTATAAAATTGTGTTTAATATTGATGAAAACGAGTTTTCTTATACCAAAAACTTTAGTGTAGAAGGGTCGTTGAAAGAATATTTAAATAAAGTCAGAAACGCATTGGAGTTATTTGGTGTTTCCACTATTTATGAATTTGATAAAATTAAAAAAGAGTACAGGCGCCTTGCAAAAAAATACCATCCGGATTTGCACAGGCAAAAACCTGAGCTTATTCAGAAAATTTATGCTAAAAAATTTACAAGAGTAAAAGAATCTTTCGAATTACTTGAAGAATATTACAACCAAAAGGCAAAATAA
- a CDS encoding class I SAM-dependent methyltransferase, producing MDIKIYDKLAKRYDFATKVVSFGIEELWRWMFVREIKKYIKNGTLIDVASATGEMARALDFNKMYLIEPSAEMVRVIVEKFQKMGYKKEDFEVIFEQCPHIKLKKNQKEIIIIQDTAEDAILHEKADIITAFMALRNFDDLEKGMENLKKHIKPGGYFAVVEMVKNDSIISKLILWYMNKIVPVIAGMMLGMKEEYKLLGKSITSLDENKILNNLKGFSIVKKQKLIFPIATLIIAKRDDG from the coding sequence ATGGATATAAAAATATATGATAAGCTTGCAAAAAGATATGATTTTGCCACAAAAGTCGTAAGTTTCGGGATAGAGGAACTTTGGAGATGGATGTTTGTACGTGAAATAAAAAAATACATAAAAAACGGAACGTTAATAGACGTAGCAAGTGCAACAGGAGAAATGGCCAGGGCACTTGATTTTAATAAAATGTATTTAATAGAACCGAGTGCCGAAATGGTAAGGGTTATCGTTGAGAAATTCCAGAAGATGGGGTATAAAAAAGAGGATTTTGAAGTTATATTTGAACAATGTCCACATATAAAACTTAAAAAAAATCAAAAAGAGATTATTATTATTCAGGATACGGCTGAAGATGCAATACTTCATGAAAAAGCTGACATAATTACCGCATTTATGGCTTTGAGGAATTTTGACGATTTAGAAAAAGGTATGGAAAATTTAAAAAAACATATAAAACCAGGGGGATATTTTGCTGTTGTGGAAATGGTAAAAAACGATAGCATAATATCAAAACTCATATTATGGTATATGAATAAAATAGTTCCTGTAATAGCCGGTATGATGCTCGGTATGAAAGAGGAATATAAATTGCTGGGAAAAAGTATAACTTCACTGGATGAAAACAAAATATTGAATAATTTAAAAGGATTTAGTATTGTTAAAAAGCAAAAACTTATATTTCCCATCGCCACTTTAATTATAGCGAAGAGAGATGACGGATAA
- the ribD gene encoding bifunctional diaminohydroxyphosphoribosylaminopyrimidine deaminase/5-amino-6-(5-phosphoribosylamino)uracil reductase RibD, whose translation MENAQLRIEKWGYVFDLIINEAWKYQFLTYPNPAVGAAVIVKNQIFTGVHKKAGEPHAEVHALWEAYRAFHDAPELYTSKEIHEYLKKHHNGFFNDANVYVTLEPCAHEGKTPSCAYLLKELKPKSVSIGWPDPIKGHGGGVEILKNSGIDVKILNDKRCFHLIEPFIKWQNRFVFYKLALTMNGAITGGYISSDESLDWVHNIRDKIDLLVIGGNTVRIDRPTLDARRVNGKAPDVLIYSKNDGIERDIPLFNVKNRKVFIEDSLEKLEDYKFIMIEGGERLYNEIKHMVDWKVFIVSPKFANRFNFRSEDEFEILHTNQSSDLIVFGR comes from the coding sequence ATGGAGAATGCACAATTGAGAATTGAGAAATGGGGATATGTTTTTGATCTAATTATAAACGAAGCGTGGAAATATCAGTTTCTGACTTATCCTAACCCGGCGGTCGGAGCCGCTGTAATCGTTAAGAATCAAATATTTACAGGTGTTCATAAAAAAGCGGGTGAGCCGCATGCGGAGGTGCATGCACTTTGGGAGGCGTATAGGGCTTTTCATGATGCACCTGAACTTTATACTTCAAAAGAAATACATGAGTATTTAAAAAAACATCATAACGGATTTTTTAACGACGCAAACGTATATGTAACACTTGAGCCGTGTGCACACGAAGGAAAAACACCTTCTTGTGCGTATCTTTTAAAAGAATTAAAACCAAAAAGCGTGAGCATCGGTTGGCCGGATCCAATAAAAGGACACGGCGGAGGGGTGGAAATACTTAAAAATTCCGGTATTGATGTTAAGATTTTAAATGATAAAAGATGCTTTCATCTGATAGAGCCGTTTATAAAATGGCAAAATAGGTTTGTGTTTTATAAACTGGCTCTTACGATGAATGGAGCAATTACGGGAGGATATATAAGTTCCGATGAATCGCTTGATTGGGTACATAATATAAGAGATAAGATTGATTTGCTCGTAATAGGTGGAAACACTGTAAGAATAGACAGACCTACCCTTGACGCCAGAAGAGTAAACGGTAAAGCCCCGGATGTATTGATATACTCCAAAAATGACGGAATTGAAAGAGATATTCCGCTTTTTAACGTTAAAAATAGAAAAGTGTTTATCGAAGATAGTTTGGAAAAACTGGAAGATTATAAATTTATAATGATCGAGGGAGGAGAAAGACTTTATAATGAAATAAAACATATGGTTGATTGGAAAGTGTTTATAGTAAGCCCAAAATTTGCGAATAGATTTAATTTCAGAAGTGAAGATGAATTTGAAATATTACATACAAATCAGAGTAGTGATTTAATTGTTTTCGGGAGATAA
- a CDS encoding ribosome maturation factor, with translation MNRSELNDIIKNIVEDNGCDLYDIELSEEGGHKYFRVYITKPGGVSLNDCAKINNLISPIFDIEDPVEGKYFLEVSSPGLERKLTKPEHFEKSIGEKVKVTTNDGTKLKGELKSFIDNVAEIGKEKVNFDDIKKAKTYIEWNTYKYEE, from the coding sequence ATGAACAGAAGCGAATTAAACGATATTATTAAAAACATCGTTGAAGATAATGGATGCGATTTATATGATATTGAACTTAGCGAAGAAGGAGGGCATAAATATTTTAGGGTATATATTACCAAGCCTGGTGGTGTAAGCCTTAATGACTGCGCTAAAATAAATAATTTAATCTCTCCTATTTTCGATATAGAAGACCCGGTTGAAGGAAAATATTTCCTTGAAGTGAGTTCACCCGGACTTGAAAGAAAACTTACTAAGCCTGAACATTTTGAAAAAAGTATAGGGGAAAAAGTAAAAGTAACTACCAACGACGGAACAAAACTAAAAGGTGAGCTGAAAAGTTTTATCGACAACGTGGCCGAGATAGGAAAAGAAAAAGTAAACTTTGACGATATCAAAAAAGCTAAAACTTATATCGAGTGGAATACATATAAATACGAAGAATAA